The Glaciimonas sp. PCH181 nucleotide sequence GTCCAAATGTTGGTTTTTTTCAATTCGACAAATAGCGTCCGGATGATATGTTTGTTTTGATCAACGAACTTCGGATTGGCAAGATGGAAGGTACGATTATTTGATAAGCCTGTACCGTCGCGCAAAATACGTGGGCTGGTAGAAATCTGCTGACCGGCAAGAAACGGATCCCATAAAGTGGCGGCATCAACGTTGCCGGACTGAAAAGTGGCCCGCACATCCGCTGCATTGCTGACATAAACAGGGACGATATCGTTGTAGGTCAGACCAACTTCTTCTAAGGCCTTTACCAACAGATATTGCACATTCCAACCGCGTCCCAATGCAATTTTTTTGCCCTTCAATTCCTTGATCGAGCGAATTGGCGAATCCTGCGCGACAAATATGCCGATCCCTTTTGGATACGGCTGTTCAGCCGCCAGATAGACAGCGTTCACGCCGGAGGCATTGGCAAATACCGATGGCGTATCGGCCGCATGACCGAAATCAATCGCCTCGGCGTTGAGCGCTTCGGTCAATTGCGGACCTGCCGCGAATTCGAACCATTTGACTTTCCATCCCAGCGGTTGCAACGCTTTCTCCAGATTGCCAGTGCCTTTGAGAATATTCAACGTGTTAAATTTTTGATAGCCGATCCGCAGCGTCTTCTCTTCGGCAGCCATACTCAACGGAACGGTGCCTACCAGTGCACTCGCGGCCAGCCCTTGCAAGATCAGGCGTCTTTTATTCGATGTCGTCGTCATGTTGTATCCAGAAAATTGATGTCGGTCTAAAAGCGCGATACGCATAAGCTAATGCGCCTCGACTAAAGGATTGCTAGCGTAATCAAGTTAGGGGAATTCAGGAACGAAGCATTTCAAGAATGATTAAACGTTTTCTGCATACACTTATGCATCGGCAAAAAGTTGGTGCCGACGTTTTAGCGCTATGGACATTGACGCATTATTTCAGCGTAGCTAAAGAGCAAATAAAAAAAGCGACCCGCAGAGGCTTAATCGCTTTTTTTAGTCTATCCGCTATCCACCAGATAGTTGGTGGCAGGACTTTATTGATCAAATTCCTTAAAATCTTTGGTCCGTTGTTCCGCATGCTGCGTCATACAACCCAGGTAAGCAATATTTCGTATCGTGCCGCCCTCATTCAAGCTGTACACAGCTTTGCAGTCATTCTCTCGAAATGTAACCCAAGCCCGTTGCGCGGTAATCAGATACTTCGTAATCGCTTCGTTCGGCACATCGGGCGTGCTTTTCTGCGC carries:
- a CDS encoding sulfonate ABC transporter substrate-binding protein, with protein sequence MTTTSNKRRLILQGLAASALVGTVPLSMAAEEKTLRIGYQKFNTLNILKGTGNLEKALQPLGWKVKWFEFAAGPQLTEALNAEAIDFGHAADTPSVFANASGVNAVYLAAEQPYPKGIGIFVAQDSPIRSIKELKGKKIALGRGWNVQYLLVKALEEVGLTYNDIVPVYVSNAADVRATFQSGNVDAATLWDPFLAGQQISTSPRILRDGTGLSNNRTFHLANPKFVDQNKHIIRTLFVELKKTNIWTQAHPQETADLLAPQLGVDAKVLRLATERRNYTTVPMDAGIIAEQQQIVEAFYKLNLIKNPVQVKDKVYGEALL
- a CDS encoding lysozyme inhibitor LprI family protein; protein product: MRKSLLGLFCLLPLISFAATEDPCVTQRNTIEMDACAQKQFDQGDARLNQSYQALLKKYAQKSTPDVPNEAITKYLITAQRAWVTFRENDCKAVYSLNEGGTIRNIAYLGCMTQHAEQRTKDFKEFDQ